A single region of the Nicotiana sylvestris chromosome 6, ASM39365v2, whole genome shotgun sequence genome encodes:
- the LOC138870781 gene encoding uncharacterized protein, translated as MYFLDEEVSFVKEYIAEAYDGWRMFFDRVANFKGVGIRAVLVSKTSQHYPELMVIGDSDLLVHQVLGEWATKNTKILTYLHCVQELIKRFTRIEFKHVPRIQNEFADALATLSSMIQHPDKNFIDPIPIGIRKKPTYYAHVEEKIDGNPWFHNIKKYLENGEYPETATHTQKCMLRRLANHFFQS; from the exons atgtattttctagACGAGGAGGTGTCGTTTGTCAAAGAATATATTGCCGAggcatatgatggttggaggatgttcttcgacAGAGTAGCAAACTTCAAGGGAGTAGGTATCAGAGCTGTCTTAGTATCAAAAACCAGTCAACACTATCCA GAGCTGATGGTAATCGGAGATTCAGATCTATTGGTGCACCAGGTTCTAGGAGAATGGGCTACAAAAAACACCAAAATATTGACATATTTGCACTGTGTACAAGAGCTGATCAAGAGGTTCACAAGGATAGAGTTTAAACATGTTCCAaggattcagaatgagtttgcagatgcattggccactttgtcttccatgatacaacacccagacaagaacttcattgatcccatcccaatAGGAATTCGTAAGAAGCCAACTTattatgctcatgttgaagaaaaGATTGATGGAAATCCGTGGTTCCACAACATCAAGAAGTACTTGGAAAATGGAGAATACCCAGAAACTGCTACCCATACACAAAAGTGCATGCTTCGCAGATTAGCCAATCACTTCTTTCAAAGTTGA